A genome region from Lucilia cuprina isolate Lc7/37 chromosome 3, ASM2204524v1, whole genome shotgun sequence includes the following:
- the LOC111680221 gene encoding vacuolar protein sorting-associated protein 37A, with the protein MLMRTQQFNNLDYRRRQIDTLKVFNDNVVEVCDLEEYCIHFESGGRNFILSVLLGVNFPNEKPKLMLSPLVQHIWVNASTGEVESAPGLLNYSPHSDLGRVVQAVIREFERFPPPVIKANSPINIPPPNNSSTIGPQQTMLPQTHHHSHHTHHHHQHHPYPLQVAKSLDSGTSSGASNSTNSSKETSPHDPSKITSPRLNESSFPNLSTLSLDELKQLDNDPEFFDDFIEEMSVVQQLNEDLDSMINQVETISKENETKETHLVELKRKLSDDVTTLKHLGEKCDQLNKKYLKKSEEYNPQHIRELLQIAASNADTECERHVEQFLNGKIDVQTFLQSYTHCKKLSSERKAKEERLGQQLTALERAGGI; encoded by the exons ATGTTAATGCGAACTCAGCAATTTAACAATTTAGACTATCGTCGTCGTCAAATTGATACTTTAAAAGTATTCAATGACAA TGTGGTTGAAGTTTGTGATTTGGAAGAATATTGCATACATTTCGAGTCCGGAGGACGTAATTTTATATTATCCGTTTTATTGGGTGTTAATTTTCCCAATGAAAAGCCCAAATTGATGTTATCCCCATTGGTGCAACATATATGGGTAAATGCCTCTACCGGTGAAGTAGAATCGGCTCCAGGTTTgttaaat TATTCTCCACACTCAGATTTGGGTCGAGTTGTACAGGCTGTTATTCGAGAGTTTGAACGTTTCCCACCACCTGTTATTAAGGCCAACAGTCCTATAAACATTCCCCCGCCTAATAATTCCTCTACCATAGGGCCACAGCAAACAATGCTGCCGCAAACACATCATCATTCTCATCAtacacatcatcatcatcaacatcatcccTATCCCCTACAAGTGGCCAAATCTTTAGATAGCGGCACCAGCAGTGGTGCCTCGAATAGCACCAACAGCAGCAAAGAAACTTCACCACATGATCCCTCCAAAATCACTTCGCCACGCTTAAATGAAAGTAGTTTTCCAAATCTTTCTACACTCTCGCTAGATGAACTCAAACAGCTGGATAATGATCCTGAATTCTTTGATGATTTCATCGAAGAAATGTCTGTGGTGCAACAGTTAAACGAGGATCTCGATTCCATGATCAATCAAGTAGAAACAATATCCAAAGAAAATGAAACCAAGGAAACACATTTGGTGGAATTAAAACGTAAACTTAGTGATGATGTTACTACTCTCAAGCATTTAGGCGAGAAATGTGATCAATTGAATAAGAAATATCTTAAGAAATCAGAGGAATATAATCCACAACATATAAGAGAACTCTTGCAAATAGCTGCCTCTAATGCAGATACCGAATGTGAACGTCATGTAGAGCAATTTCTAAATGGTAAAATTGAtgtacaaacatttttacaaagttATACACATTGCAAGAAATTGAGTTCAGAACGTAAGGCCAAAGAGGAAAGATTGGGTCAACAGTTGACGGCTTTAGAAAGAGCGGGAGGCATTTAA
- the LOC111680226 gene encoding uncharacterized protein LOC111680226, translating to MSLFQMKWLRRLVRRNTNPIPELQAALWKRRLSLMYAVVAWNAFGFVCYMAFTGRSDWAHYYGYKTDDEKQESQAVQFSKRLNVEKGKIIRYKGFTKIDEKEFDNTTDKEN from the coding sequence atgtcctTATTCCAAATGAAATGGCTGCGCCGTTTGGTGAGACGTAACACCAACCCTATACCCGAATTACAGGCTGCTTTATGGAAACGCCGACTAAGTTTAATGTATGCTGTTGTAGCCTGGAATGCTTTTGGTTTTGTCTGCTATATGGCCTTTACAGGACGCAGTGATTGGGCACACTATTATGGTTATAAAACGGATGATGAGAAGCAGGAATCTCAAGCAGTACAATTTAGTAAACGTTTAAATGTGGAAAAGGGTAAAATTATAAGATATAAAGGATTTACCAAAATCGATGAGAAAGAATTTGATAATACAACGgataaggaaaattaa